One region of Anaeromyxobacter paludicola genomic DNA includes:
- a CDS encoding GMC family oxidoreductase yields MAEPWRANGPGRVLTGADIARDYEERADACVIGSGAGGAVMAARLAEMGARVVLLEEGGLYTRNDFDMQEATAYPRLYQEKGQRATADLSITVLQGRCVGGGTTVNWTTSFRTPERVLEHWRAAHGVEGLDPATLAPHFDAVEQRLNIREWPLAQVNGNNRVLWDGCGKLGWQRALTRRNVDACANLGYCGLGCPIDAKRSMDVTYVPDAVKKGAHLYANTRAVRIELHRKRANLVRAEVLDPATDRPKGHSVLVKPKVVVLCGSAVNSPALLLRSGLDFNGRVGKRTFLHPVVASIGVYPQRIDGFYGAPQSVTSHQFIERGPGKIGFFMETAPVHPMLAASAAGGFGAAHQEVMARLGHVSALIGLTVDGFLPGDEGGTVSLRKDGRVRLDYRLRPEHWEALREANKALARVQLAAGAESVHSLHEDPVELRREADLPKLDAAPWRPVRVGLFTAHQMGGCAMGKDPDKSVVSARLKHHHVDNLFVADASIFPSSLGVNPQETVFGIAHWAAGHIGRNLR; encoded by the coding sequence ATGGCCGAGCCCTGGCGCGCCAACGGCCCCGGCCGCGTCCTCACCGGCGCCGACATCGCCCGCGACTACGAGGAGCGGGCCGACGCCTGCGTCATCGGCTCGGGCGCGGGCGGCGCGGTGATGGCGGCCCGCCTCGCCGAGATGGGCGCGCGGGTGGTCCTGCTCGAGGAGGGCGGGCTCTACACCCGCAACGACTTCGACATGCAGGAGGCCACCGCCTACCCGCGCCTCTACCAGGAGAAGGGGCAGCGGGCCACCGCCGACCTCTCCATCACCGTGCTCCAGGGGCGCTGCGTCGGCGGCGGCACCACCGTCAACTGGACCACCAGCTTCCGCACGCCGGAGCGGGTGCTCGAGCACTGGCGCGCCGCGCACGGCGTGGAGGGGCTCGACCCGGCCACGCTGGCGCCGCACTTCGACGCGGTGGAGCAGCGGCTCAACATCCGCGAGTGGCCGCTCGCGCAGGTGAACGGGAACAACCGGGTGCTCTGGGACGGCTGCGGCAAGCTCGGCTGGCAGCGCGCCCTCACCCGCCGCAACGTGGACGCCTGCGCCAACCTCGGCTACTGCGGCCTCGGCTGCCCCATCGACGCGAAGCGCTCGATGGACGTGACCTACGTCCCCGACGCCGTGAAGAAGGGGGCCCACCTCTACGCCAACACGCGGGCGGTGCGGATCGAGCTGCACCGCAAGCGCGCCAACCTGGTGCGGGCGGAGGTGCTCGATCCGGCCACCGACCGGCCCAAGGGCCACTCGGTGCTGGTGAAGCCCAAGGTGGTGGTCCTCTGCGGCAGCGCGGTGAACAGCCCCGCGCTGCTCCTGCGCAGCGGCCTCGACTTCAACGGGCGCGTCGGCAAGCGGACCTTCCTCCACCCGGTGGTGGCCAGCATCGGCGTCTACCCGCAGCGCATCGACGGCTTCTACGGCGCGCCGCAGTCGGTCACCTCGCACCAGTTCATCGAGCGCGGCCCGGGGAAGATCGGCTTCTTCATGGAGACGGCCCCGGTCCACCCCATGCTGGCGGCGAGCGCCGCGGGCGGCTTCGGGGCCGCGCACCAGGAGGTGATGGCCCGGCTCGGCCACGTCTCGGCCCTCATCGGGCTCACGGTCGACGGCTTCCTCCCCGGCGACGAGGGCGGCACCGTCTCGCTCCGCAAGGACGGCCGGGTGCGGCTCGACTACCGGCTCCGCCCGGAGCACTGGGAGGCGCTCCGCGAGGCCAACAAGGCGCTCGCCCGGGTGCAGCTCGCCGCCGGGGCCGAGTCGGTCCATTCGCTCCACGAGGACCCGGTGGAGCTCCGCCGCGAGGCCGACCTGCCGAAGCTCGACGCGGCCCCCTGGCGCCCGGTGCGCGTCGGGCTCTTCACCGCCCACCAGATGGGCGGCTGCGCCATGGGGAAGGACCCCGACAAGTCGGTCGTGAGCGCCCGGCTCAAGCACCACCACGTGGACAACCTCTTCGT
- a CDS encoding gluconate 2-dehydrogenase subunit 3 family protein, which produces MSRQAPRILMPGELESRRSFIKKGLLGAALLAAGGGVWLGTRRTHPEPALKGPFQVLTDAEATVILAIADRLVPPRRGFPRPLDVGVPGKVDAIAAMAHPAVQREIRQLIGLFESPLTGAFLDGLPGTFTGASPEAQDRRLHDWATSRLAVRRTGFRALKKLVYAAYYASPQTYPAVGYPGPPIRAGGR; this is translated from the coding sequence ATGAGTCGTCAGGCGCCGCGCATCCTCATGCCGGGAGAGCTGGAGAGCCGGCGGAGCTTCATCAAGAAGGGGCTGCTCGGCGCGGCGCTCCTCGCCGCCGGCGGGGGGGTGTGGCTCGGGACGCGCCGCACCCACCCCGAGCCGGCGCTGAAGGGGCCGTTCCAGGTGCTGACCGACGCCGAGGCGACGGTGATCCTGGCCATCGCCGACCGGCTGGTGCCGCCGCGCCGCGGGTTCCCCCGGCCCCTCGACGTGGGCGTGCCGGGGAAGGTGGACGCCATCGCCGCCATGGCGCACCCGGCGGTGCAGCGCGAGATCCGGCAGCTCATCGGGCTCTTCGAGAGCCCCCTCACCGGCGCCTTCCTCGACGGGCTCCCCGGCACCTTCACCGGCGCGTCGCCCGAGGCGCAGGACCGCCGGCTGCACGACTGGGCCACGAGCCGGCTCGCGGTGCGCCGCACCGGGTTCCGCGCGCTCAAGAAGCTGGTCTACGCCGCCTACTACGCCTCGCCCCAGACCTACCCGGCGGTCGGCTACCCCGGCCCGCCCATCCGCGCGGGAGGCCGCTGA
- a CDS encoding TIGR02266 family protein, whose translation MLAVSYPDEEARAHDYTENLSEGGLFVRTEREFQVGDRVTLQLSFPQLLDPHEISAEVVRLRGEGPDAPPGVGVRIPEDRREDRDRLRALVRAAERMPRADRTYRVMLVEDNSLVAAMYTSALRRATAEGMPGLAVELVQDGGEALARLDRLPGVDLIVTDVYMPIMSGLALLERIQRHPRLARIPVVVISAGGEPERERALSLGAAFYLQKPVKYQDLVVTVRALLAHREQGRAGGRD comes from the coding sequence GTGCTCGCGGTCAGCTACCCCGACGAGGAGGCGCGGGCGCACGACTACACCGAGAACCTCTCCGAGGGCGGCCTGTTCGTCCGCACCGAGCGCGAGTTCCAGGTGGGCGACCGCGTCACCCTGCAGCTCAGCTTCCCGCAGCTCCTCGACCCCCACGAGATCTCGGCCGAGGTGGTCCGCCTGCGCGGCGAGGGGCCCGACGCCCCGCCCGGCGTGGGCGTGCGCATCCCCGAGGACCGGCGCGAGGACCGGGACCGGCTGCGCGCGCTGGTCCGCGCCGCCGAGCGCATGCCGCGGGCCGACCGGACCTACCGGGTGATGCTGGTGGAGGACAACTCGCTCGTGGCGGCGATGTACACCTCGGCCCTGCGCCGGGCGACCGCCGAGGGGATGCCCGGGCTCGCGGTGGAGCTGGTCCAGGACGGCGGCGAGGCGCTCGCCCGGCTCGACCGGCTGCCGGGCGTGGACCTCATCGTCACCGACGTCTACATGCCCATCATGAGCGGGCTGGCCCTGCTCGAGCGGATCCAGCGCCACCCGCGGCTGGCGCGGATCCCGGTGGTGGTGATCAGCGCCGGCGGCGAGCCGGAGCGGGAGCGGGCCCTGTCGCTCGGCGCGGCCTTCTACCTGCAGAAGCCGGTGAAGTACCAGGACCTGGTGGTCACGGTGCGCGCGCTGCTCGCCCACCGCGAGCAGGGGCGCGCCGGCGGCCGCGACTAG
- a CDS encoding acetyl-CoA carboxylase biotin carboxyl carrier protein subunit: MAQVAAHITGTVARIEKQPGDAVSPGDALVILESMKMEMPVEATAAGRVKEVRCKEGQPVSEGDVLVVLE, encoded by the coding sequence ATGGCCCAGGTGGCAGCCCACATCACCGGCACGGTGGCGCGCATCGAGAAGCAGCCGGGCGACGCCGTGAGCCCCGGCGACGCGCTCGTGATCCTCGAGTCGATGAAGATGGAGATGCCGGTCGAGGCCACCGCCGCCGGGCGGGTGAAGGAGGTCCGCTGCAAGGAGGGACAGCCGGTCAGCGAGGGCGACGTCCTCGTGGTGCTCGAGTAG
- a CDS encoding enoyl-CoA hydratase-related protein, with the protein MGAVAWADRGLVRLVTLANPSKRNALDFEGLLELEEACLAAARDRVRCLVFRGAGDRAFSAGFDIGALPRSGGAGERPDEAVERAMEAVEAVPCPTIAFVNGAAYGAGAELAVTCDLRVAAPGASLGMPPARLGVVYSAAGLRRFLSLLGPARTRELFFTARPVGAEEALSLGLVDRVVAAADAEAAALALAEEIAGNAPLAVQGMKRILRLLESAHERGLTDGEREEVSDLRRRAFESADLAEGRAAFLEKRPPRFTGA; encoded by the coding sequence ATGGGCGCCGTCGCCTGGGCCGATCGCGGCCTCGTCCGCCTGGTCACCCTCGCCAACCCGAGCAAGCGCAACGCGCTCGACTTCGAGGGCCTGCTCGAGCTCGAGGAGGCCTGCCTCGCCGCGGCGCGCGACCGGGTGCGGTGCCTCGTCTTCCGCGGCGCCGGCGATCGGGCCTTCTCGGCCGGGTTCGACATCGGCGCCCTGCCCCGGAGCGGCGGCGCCGGCGAGCGGCCCGACGAGGCCGTGGAGCGGGCCATGGAGGCGGTCGAGGCGGTGCCCTGCCCGACCATCGCCTTCGTGAACGGCGCCGCCTACGGGGCCGGCGCCGAGCTGGCGGTCACCTGCGACCTGCGCGTCGCCGCGCCCGGGGCGAGCCTGGGGATGCCGCCGGCCCGGCTCGGGGTGGTCTACTCGGCGGCCGGCCTGCGCCGCTTCCTCTCGCTCCTCGGTCCGGCGCGCACCCGCGAGCTCTTCTTCACCGCCCGGCCGGTCGGCGCCGAGGAGGCGCTCTCGCTCGGGCTCGTGGACCGGGTGGTCGCGGCGGCCGACGCCGAGGCGGCCGCGCTCGCGCTCGCCGAGGAGATCGCCGGCAACGCGCCGCTCGCGGTGCAGGGGATGAAGCGGATCCTGCGGCTCCTCGAGTCGGCCCACGAGCGCGGCCTCACCGACGGCGAGCGGGAGGAGGTGTCGGACCTGCGGCGGCGCGCCTTCGAGAGCGCCGACCTCGCCGAGGGGCGGGCCGCGTTCCTGGAGAAGCGGCCCCCGCGCTTCACGGGCGCGTGA